In Parcubacteria group bacterium, the following proteins share a genomic window:
- a CDS encoding ParB/Srx family N-terminal domain-containing protein — protein MEVKNRPIGEIIPYAANAKKHVKKQIEQVSKSIEAFGWAQPLVVDCDGNLIIGHCRLEAALKLGLKEVPTVTMADLSPEQVKALRLVELDPHYCDVIIKRWEDYTSRKAEKA, from the coding sequence ATGGAAGTGAAAAACAGGCCCATCGGCGAGATCATCCCCTACGCCGCAAACGCCAAGAAGCACGTCAAAAAGCAGATTGAGCAGGTGTCAAAGTCCATCGAGGCGTTCGGCTGGGCGCAGCCTCTCGTCGTGGACTGCGACGGCAACCTCATCATCGGTCATTGCCGCCTCGAGGCCGCGCTTAAGCTCGGTCTCAAGGAGGTTCCGACCGTCACGATGGCCGACCTTTCCCCCGAGCAGGTGAAGGCCTTGAGGCTGGTCGAGCTAGACCCACACTACTGCGACGTGATAATCAAGCGTTGGGAGGACTACACCAGCCGTAAGGCAGAAAAGGCATGA